A part of Ziziphus jujuba cultivar Dongzao chromosome 8, ASM3175591v1 genomic DNA contains:
- the LOC107403405 gene encoding acidic endochitinase-like: MDIVKNNNLDADDGGLIAVYWAQNGNEGSLAKASNIDLYAYINIAFLIQFGHGRDLALNLAGHCDPAWNTCTKFGQEIKTCQSKGIKALISIGGAVGSYSLSFANDGKNVANIIWNSYLRGTDSSATCPFGDDAVLDSVDFDIVNGSTVSIVDRHRW; encoded by the exons ATGGATATCGTGAAAAACAATAATCTTGAT GCTGATGATGGTGGTCTCATAGCCGTCTACTGGGCTCAAAACGGCAATGAAGGAAGTCTAGCCAAAGCCAGCAATATTGACCTCTATGCTTACATAAACATTGCTTTTCTTATCCAATTTGGCCATGGCCGAGACCTGGCACTGAACCTTGCAGGTCACTGCGACCCAGCGTGGAATACTTGTACCAAATTCGGGCAAGAAATAAAGACATGTCAGAGTAAGGGCATTAAGGCCCTCATTTCTATTGGAGGAGCTGTTGGAAGCTATTCTCTATCATTTGCTAATGATGGCAAAAATGTTGCAAACATAATATGGAATTCTTATTTGCGTGGTACTGACTCATCTGCTACATGTCCTTTTGGAGATGATGCTGTTTTGGACAGCGTTGATTTCGACATTGTGAATGGTTCCACAGTTTCAATAGTTGATAGGCATAGGTGGTGa